From one Stieleria sp. JC731 genomic stretch:
- a CDS encoding DoxX family protein, whose translation MNRDKFSSIGLLVLRLAFGCFMLVHGWQKLSGFSEMSGGFPDPLGVGNQLSLVMAIGAEFGCSLLLLVGLGTRLAVIPLGFTMIIALFVVHGADPWQKKELAACYLAVYITLFLTGPGPLSIDDLIRRRRTATKSS comes from the coding sequence ATGAATCGCGATAAATTCAGCTCGATCGGACTCCTCGTACTTCGCCTTGCCTTCGGTTGCTTTATGCTCGTCCATGGATGGCAAAAGCTTTCCGGCTTCAGCGAAATGTCCGGTGGCTTTCCTGATCCACTTGGTGTGGGAAATCAGCTGAGCTTGGTCATGGCCATCGGTGCCGAGTTCGGGTGTTCTCTTTTGTTGCTGGTCGGGCTTGGAACACGCCTGGCGGTGATCCCCTTGGGCTTCACGATGATTATCGCGTTGTTCGTCGTCCATGGGGCGGATCCGTGGCAAAAGAAAGAGCTTGCCGCATGCTACCTAGCCGTCTACATCACACTCTTCCTAACTGGTCCGGGACCACTCTCGATCGATGATCTGATCCGACGCCGACGTACTGCGACGAAAAGCAGTTAG